A single genomic interval of Granulicella tundricola MP5ACTX9 harbors:
- a CDS encoding tetratricopeptide repeat protein, producing MGRSASNEESQATKKADRESAVETLAPLSLPANVLRILPLPFEVIHNAGERNQIRQAMAAFADELRDEITVVLAQSNLGPVIVSARSLPSPGTGSFSLLKTVAREFEASLLLRVTLRYTGTATRIFMQMLDGEDLKSIWSHRLDRESTARSSTLTWFPVTALADAVREHAGRRRGAATQPAADKDSLSLSAYNLGVHYWNQRSRTTLPKALTYFEDAVALNPNCAEAYAGLANAYVSVSFNDLIPPRDAALKAYEAVQKAVKLNKDSLPVRTALVNVLTNCTWDWARAEQECRASVEAGVMDARMIQLYSSLVGCQGRHEEALSLAMHALRLDPEIPASHSQIAQAYLYAGDYANALNSAKKYLMVRPDFATAHALLTRILAVSGDWDGALTECQTAVEISGRSPSSLALMAYVQAGRGDVQAANSMLDLLRTEVTGDFFPSYEVSAVHAALKQEGQAIEQLYTACRQRDMKTIHMNYDPRFEHLRTLPAFQELATIQTQIM from the coding sequence GTGGGACGCTCCGCGTCAAATGAGGAATCTCAGGCGACGAAGAAGGCTGATCGGGAATCGGCGGTGGAGACGCTGGCTCCATTGTCGTTGCCTGCCAATGTCCTTCGTATCCTTCCTCTGCCGTTTGAAGTAATTCACAACGCAGGGGAGCGTAACCAGATTCGCCAGGCGATGGCGGCCTTTGCGGATGAGCTGCGTGACGAGATCACGGTGGTGCTGGCTCAATCGAATCTTGGCCCAGTGATCGTCTCCGCGCGCTCACTTCCTTCGCCAGGGACAGGCAGCTTTAGTCTTCTGAAGACGGTGGCGCGAGAGTTTGAAGCAAGCTTACTGCTGCGCGTTACGTTGCGTTATACAGGGACTGCGACGCGCATCTTCATGCAGATGCTGGATGGCGAAGATCTGAAATCGATATGGTCTCATCGGCTTGACCGAGAGAGTACGGCCAGGAGTTCCACGCTGACGTGGTTTCCGGTCACGGCCCTGGCGGATGCTGTTCGGGAGCATGCAGGCCGGCGGCGCGGCGCGGCAACTCAGCCTGCGGCGGATAAAGACTCTCTGTCGCTCAGTGCTTATAACCTGGGCGTTCACTATTGGAACCAACGTAGCCGGACGACGTTGCCGAAGGCGCTGACTTACTTTGAGGATGCCGTTGCGCTTAACCCCAACTGTGCGGAGGCTTATGCGGGATTGGCGAATGCCTATGTCTCTGTCTCGTTCAACGATCTGATTCCGCCACGCGACGCGGCGTTGAAGGCCTATGAGGCTGTGCAGAAGGCGGTGAAGCTGAATAAAGATTCGCTGCCGGTCCGCACCGCATTGGTCAATGTGCTGACAAACTGTACCTGGGACTGGGCGCGCGCAGAACAGGAGTGTAGAGCGTCGGTTGAAGCGGGAGTGATGGATGCGAGGATGATCCAGCTCTATTCCAGCCTGGTGGGTTGCCAAGGGCGACATGAAGAGGCGTTGAGCCTGGCGATGCATGCCCTGCGGTTGGATCCGGAGATTCCTGCCTCGCACAGCCAGATTGCACAGGCATATCTCTATGCCGGGGACTATGCCAATGCCCTGAACTCCGCGAAGAAGTACCTGATGGTGCGGCCGGATTTTGCCACGGCGCACGCCCTGCTGACGCGGATTCTGGCGGTCTCCGGCGACTGGGATGGGGCTCTGACCGAGTGCCAGACCGCGGTCGAGATCTCAGGCCGCTCTCCATCGAGCCTGGCTTTGATGGCTTATGTGCAGGCGGGCCGCGGGGATGTGCAGGCTGCGAATTCCATGCTCGATCTTCTGCGGACAGAGGTCACGGGAGACTTCTTCCCATCCTATGAAGTGTCGGCGGTCCACGCAGCGTTGAAGCAGGAAGGGCAGGCGATTGAGCAGCTCTACACTGCATGCCGGCAGCGAGACATGAAGACGATTCACATGAACTACGATCCGAGATTCGAGCACCTTCGGACGCTGCCGGCTTTTCAGGAATTGGCGACGATCCAGACTCAGATCATGTAA
- a CDS encoding response regulator transcription factor has protein sequence MHGRGGPSISVREACKTGAYDTTLIEGCLSLLQHAIDDKPSLILFDVEVWKGPVEEALCRLGELRAARFIRKVILTSHSDLDDKVDALEAGADDFLEKPISTRELIARIDAVLRSSVCMAAEEEEVHALGDLLLYREGMEVSLGEKRKRLSPTEFHLLAYLMDQAGHVLSRDELLENIWFPRAEIEERRVVDVYIWRLREKIEADPSHPRRLLTKRGSGYLLVDPQAQGAAAEVSDAELG, from the coding sequence GTGCATGGGCGTGGCGGCCCGTCGATTTCGGTCCGTGAGGCTTGTAAGACGGGGGCCTACGATACGACGTTGATCGAAGGCTGCCTCTCTCTGCTCCAGCACGCGATCGACGATAAGCCTTCCCTCATCCTTTTCGATGTGGAGGTCTGGAAGGGGCCTGTCGAGGAGGCGCTCTGCCGTCTGGGTGAACTGCGGGCAGCGCGTTTCATTCGCAAGGTCATCCTTACGTCTCACTCTGACCTGGACGATAAGGTGGACGCACTGGAGGCAGGTGCGGACGACTTCCTGGAAAAGCCTATCTCGACTCGCGAACTCATCGCCAGGATTGACGCCGTACTCCGGTCCTCCGTGTGCATGGCTGCCGAAGAAGAGGAGGTACATGCCCTGGGCGACCTGCTGCTCTACCGTGAAGGCATGGAAGTCTCTCTGGGTGAAAAGCGTAAGAGGCTCAGCCCGACGGAGTTTCATCTTCTTGCCTACCTGATGGACCAGGCGGGCCATGTTCTGAGCCGGGATGAGCTGCTTGAAAATATCTGGTTCCCGCGCGCGGAGATTGAGGAACGCAGGGTGGTCGACGTATACATCTGGCGGCTCCGAGAGAAGATTGAGGCGGACCCTTCCCACCCCCGCAGGCTGCTGACGAAACGTGGCAGCGGCTATCTTCTGGTTGATCCGCAAGCGCAGGGTGCCGCGGCCGAAGTAAGTGATGCTGAGCTTGGGTAA
- a CDS encoding HAMP domain-containing sensor histidine kinase, which translates to MGVLTLVLLVYLAVVYIFQYGLLTSQIYHDEVQDVETVEGLLRFDSQGELVLDQSYHSHPQSHLLADRLMEVRDFTGTVLYRTDTLHGMTLGKVTQTEDEGDSSFNERTVRLADGTRVLVISHRHPVQGRMLLIRLGYSLSPLMSRMRNFLFALILALPLALVCAGFAGYTIVRKSLAPLDAMASRAEQITAYELSGRLEVENRQDELGRVAVVFNSLLERLERSFTQLQRFTADAAHELRTPLSSIRVVGESALRGDQSAALYRETIGSMLEETLRLNQTVEGLLLISRAEAGEIRLELTSFSVHDLIGDLLSILDVLLEENELIVKEHTLEPSRMMVLADRTFLRTCLLNVLHNAAKFSPLGGTITISYAHVEKHSRPFLRVSILDEGVGLSPDHREKVFERFFRVRDSSLPVGDGAGLGLAIARLAIEANSGAIYFDPTEAQGALCQIEIPV; encoded by the coding sequence ATGGGCGTTCTGACGCTGGTACTCCTCGTTTACCTGGCGGTCGTGTACATCTTCCAGTATGGTCTTCTGACCAGCCAGATCTATCATGATGAGGTTCAGGACGTAGAGACCGTAGAGGGCCTGCTCCGGTTCGATAGCCAGGGCGAACTGGTGCTGGATCAGAGCTATCATTCACACCCGCAATCCCATCTTCTGGCTGACCGGTTGATGGAGGTACGGGACTTCACCGGAACCGTTCTATACCGGACGGACACATTGCATGGCATGACCCTGGGCAAGGTCACGCAGACTGAGGATGAGGGCGATAGCTCCTTCAACGAGCGGACCGTGCGCCTGGCTGATGGGACGCGGGTCCTGGTGATCAGTCACCGACATCCGGTCCAGGGTCGCATGCTTCTGATCAGGCTGGGCTATAGCCTGTCTCCCCTCATGAGCCGAATGAGGAACTTCCTCTTCGCGCTGATCCTCGCTCTTCCATTGGCGCTGGTGTGTGCGGGGTTCGCGGGCTACACGATCGTGCGCAAGTCGTTGGCACCGCTGGATGCAATGGCTTCCCGTGCCGAGCAGATCACAGCGTATGAACTGAGCGGACGGCTGGAGGTGGAAAATCGTCAGGACGAACTGGGGCGGGTCGCTGTGGTTTTCAACTCGCTGCTGGAGCGGCTGGAGCGGTCATTCACGCAACTGCAGCGCTTCACGGCCGATGCAGCGCATGAGCTGCGGACACCCCTTTCTTCCATCAGGGTGGTGGGCGAGAGTGCGCTGCGTGGCGATCAGTCAGCGGCTCTGTACCGGGAGACGATTGGCAGCATGCTGGAGGAGACGCTTCGCCTCAACCAGACGGTGGAAGGGCTGCTGCTAATCTCAAGAGCGGAAGCGGGTGAGATTCGGCTGGAGCTGACTTCGTTTTCTGTGCACGATTTGATCGGGGACCTTCTCTCAATTCTCGATGTCCTGCTGGAAGAGAACGAGTTGATCGTCAAGGAACATACCCTTGAGCCGTCCCGGATGATGGTTCTGGCGGACCGCACGTTTCTCCGCACCTGCTTGCTGAACGTCCTGCACAATGCAGCGAAGTTCTCGCCTTTGGGGGGAACGATCACGATCTCGTATGCACACGTCGAGAAGCATTCTCGTCCGTTCCTGCGGGTCTCTATTCTCGATGAAGGTGTGGGTCTGTCTCCCGATCATCGGGAAAAGGTCTTTGAGCGTTTCTTTCGTGTGAGAGACAGTAGCTTGCCAGTCGGTGATGGCGCGGGCCTGGGACTGGCCATCGCGCGACTCGCCATTGAGGCGAACTCAGGAGCGATCTACTTCGATCCGACTGAAGCGCAGGGTGCCCTATGTCAGATCGAAATCCCGGTTTAG
- a CDS encoding response regulator transcription factor: MPGSQSERILVVEDERKISEAVTAGLKSAGYEVLAARTVEDGLFLLHSQHPDMIVLDLGLPGMSGMEMLRQLRAMGIMIPVLILTSNNSLDDRVAALDLGADDFLLKPFSTAELNARMRAISRRGRPTQVAQLSVADLEINLETRTVVRGGMQLELTAREFDLIVYFVGNRGRTVSREMLARDVWHETSRFTPIDNVIDVQITRLRRKLDDPFPQKLLRTVRGVGFILGEADA, translated from the coding sequence ATGCCGGGATCTCAGAGCGAGCGCATCCTCGTCGTCGAAGACGAACGCAAGATCTCTGAGGCGGTCACGGCAGGTCTGAAGAGCGCCGGCTATGAGGTTCTTGCTGCTCGAACGGTGGAAGACGGCTTGTTCCTTCTTCATAGTCAGCATCCGGACATGATCGTGCTCGACTTGGGGCTGCCGGGAATGTCTGGAATGGAGATGCTGCGGCAGTTGCGCGCGATGGGCATCATGATTCCCGTCCTCATCCTGACCTCAAATAATTCGCTCGATGATCGGGTGGCCGCCTTGGATTTGGGTGCGGATGATTTTCTGCTGAAGCCGTTTTCGACCGCTGAGTTGAACGCGCGGATGAGGGCAATTTCAAGACGTGGCAGACCAACCCAGGTGGCGCAGCTTTCCGTCGCGGATCTAGAGATCAATCTTGAAACGAGGACCGTGGTGCGTGGTGGCATGCAGCTTGAACTGACGGCGCGGGAGTTCGATCTCATCGTTTACTTTGTGGGGAATCGCGGCCGCACGGTGTCTCGCGAGATGCTTGCACGGGATGTGTGGCATGAGACGTCCCGCTTTACGCCGATCGATAACGTGATCGACGTGCAGATCACGCGGCTTCGCCGGAAGCTGGATGATCCATTTCCGCAGAAGCTGCTTCGCACCGTTCGTGGCGTGGGTTTCATCCTTGGCGAGGCGGACGCATGA
- a CDS encoding PadR family transcriptional regulator, whose product MAKNDLQGTLDLLVLKTLSQMGALHGYGIVVHIQRASEELLRVEEGSLYPALHRMEQSGWIRSEWGLTATNRKAKYYKLTPAGKTQLREAEKSFEHLVKGVRAIMQYA is encoded by the coding sequence ATGGCGAAGAACGATCTGCAGGGAACCCTGGATCTGCTGGTGTTGAAGACGTTGTCACAGATGGGTGCGCTGCACGGTTACGGGATCGTGGTGCATATCCAGCGGGCCTCGGAGGAGTTGCTGCGGGTGGAAGAGGGCTCGCTCTACCCCGCGCTGCACCGGATGGAGCAGAGCGGATGGATTCGCTCAGAGTGGGGACTGACGGCAACGAACCGGAAGGCTAAGTACTACAAGCTGACCCCGGCGGGTAAGACCCAGTTGCGTGAAGCGGAGAAGAGCTTTGAGCACCTGGTCAAAGGCGTTCGCGCCATCATGCAGTACGCATAA
- a CDS encoding ABC transporter permease yields MSMMRRLGNLLSRSKVASEIDDELRSHIEMRVDDNLAAGMSPVEARRDAEIRFGNRIATKERVLGEDVVLVIESVGHDARFAMRQLVKNPGFAVTAILVLALGIGASVALFAFVDAALIKPLPYEQPTRLMEVTETAPIFGRANLSYPDFLDWKRADTDLQAFDVYRSTGFLLGVGSGAEPVSAEYVSAGFFKTLGVKPLLGRSFNAGEDKPEAPRIALLSYGTWQRRFGGRSDVVGQTVTLTDDPVIIIGVLPETFQFVPHGNAEFWLPLQVTVNSSCEKRRSCHSLKGIGRLKDGVTEAQARREFEGIATNLERQYPDSNRGQGASVISLSEAFVGDIRPILLALLGGAALLLVIACVNVASLLRVRSESRRREVSLRSALGASRGRLLRQFVIEGLLLVLAGGALGLGTAYLAVQLLLRLIPRNMLLGMPYLAGLGLNLHVLAFAAAVCGISATLFSATPLLRLVVAGGGLRGGISEGGRGSSGTIWRRFGANLVALELAIAVVLLVGAGLLGKSFFRLLHVDLGFEPDHVATLQLVLPRKQYDNDDKQRAEAQEIMNRFSALPGVKSVGLTSMLVLSGNGNTDWIRFVGRPYDGKHNEVNQREVSGTYLSTLGVKLIRGRFFTDAEDATKPNVVLINKALARKYYPGEDPIGKRIGDTQLTPTSIKEIVGIVDDVREAGLDQEIWPAIYDPFNQAPDTYMTMVVRTAADEKALLLTLVATAREINPGIGVSEETTMTAKINESPAAYLHRSAAWLVGGFAGLALILSVVGLYGVVAYSVSQRTKEIGVRMALGAARSSVSRLILKEAARLIVTGLLAGLVCSVGTAVLGRKLLFGTQAWDAGTLLGVALVLGVSAMMASWLPAHRAASVNPVDALRAE; encoded by the coding sequence ATGTCGATGATGCGCCGTTTGGGGAACCTCTTGTCAAGGTCGAAGGTAGCAAGTGAGATCGATGACGAACTGCGATCGCATATCGAGATGCGGGTCGACGATAACCTCGCCGCGGGCATGTCGCCGGTTGAGGCGCGTCGTGACGCAGAGATCCGCTTTGGGAACAGGATTGCGACCAAGGAGCGGGTGCTTGGCGAGGATGTAGTGCTGGTGATAGAAAGCGTTGGGCATGACGCGCGCTTTGCGATGCGCCAACTGGTTAAGAATCCGGGCTTTGCGGTCACGGCGATTCTCGTGCTCGCGTTGGGGATCGGCGCGAGTGTGGCCCTGTTTGCGTTCGTGGATGCGGCGTTGATCAAGCCGCTGCCGTATGAACAGCCGACCCGGCTGATGGAAGTCACTGAGACGGCGCCGATCTTCGGACGCGCCAACCTGTCCTATCCGGACTTCCTGGATTGGAAGCGCGCCGACACGGACCTGCAGGCGTTCGACGTCTACCGGTCGACCGGCTTTCTGCTCGGCGTGGGGAGCGGCGCGGAGCCGGTTTCGGCAGAGTATGTCAGCGCGGGCTTCTTCAAGACGCTGGGCGTAAAGCCGCTGCTCGGGCGGAGTTTCAATGCAGGTGAAGATAAGCCGGAGGCGCCCCGTATAGCGCTGCTGAGCTACGGAACCTGGCAGAGAAGGTTTGGCGGGCGCAGCGACGTGGTGGGGCAGACCGTCACTTTGACGGATGATCCGGTCATCATCATCGGAGTGCTTCCAGAGACCTTTCAGTTTGTGCCGCACGGGAACGCGGAGTTCTGGCTGCCGCTGCAGGTGACGGTGAACTCCAGTTGTGAGAAGCGCCGGAGTTGCCACAGTCTGAAGGGGATCGGACGCCTGAAAGACGGAGTGACGGAGGCACAGGCGCGCCGCGAATTCGAGGGGATCGCCACGAATCTCGAGCGGCAGTATCCGGACTCAAACCGCGGCCAGGGGGCAAGCGTGATCTCGCTCTCTGAGGCCTTCGTAGGCGACATACGCCCAATTCTGCTGGCGCTGCTTGGCGGGGCCGCTCTGCTGCTGGTGATCGCATGCGTGAACGTTGCGAGCCTGCTGCGGGTGCGGTCGGAGAGTCGGCGGCGAGAGGTTTCACTGCGGAGTGCGCTTGGGGCTTCGCGTGGCCGGCTGCTGCGGCAGTTCGTGATTGAGGGCCTGTTGCTGGTCCTGGCGGGCGGAGCTCTGGGGCTGGGTACGGCCTACCTGGCGGTACAACTGCTGTTGCGGCTTATCCCGAGGAACATGCTGCTGGGTATGCCGTACCTGGCGGGACTGGGGTTGAACCTGCATGTACTGGCGTTTGCGGCGGCAGTGTGTGGCATAAGCGCAACGCTCTTTTCGGCGACGCCACTGCTGCGCCTCGTGGTTGCAGGAGGCGGCTTGCGCGGAGGAATTTCTGAAGGCGGCAGGGGCAGCTCAGGAACGATCTGGCGGAGGTTCGGAGCGAACCTGGTGGCGCTGGAGTTGGCAATTGCGGTGGTGCTGCTGGTGGGAGCAGGGCTCCTGGGTAAAAGCTTCTTTCGCTTGCTGCATGTGGATCTGGGATTCGAGCCGGACCATGTGGCTACGCTGCAATTGGTACTGCCCAGGAAGCAGTATGACAATGACGATAAGCAGCGCGCGGAGGCGCAGGAGATCATGAATCGCTTCAGCGCTTTGCCTGGGGTGAAGTCTGTCGGGCTGACCAGCATGCTTGTGCTGAGCGGAAATGGCAACACGGATTGGATTCGATTTGTGGGCAGGCCCTACGACGGCAAACACAATGAGGTGAACCAGCGGGAGGTCAGTGGGACGTACCTGAGCACGCTGGGGGTGAAGCTTATTCGCGGGCGCTTCTTTACGGATGCGGAAGACGCGACGAAGCCGAATGTCGTGCTCATCAACAAGGCGCTGGCGAGAAAGTACTATCCCGGCGAAGACCCGATCGGCAAGCGAATTGGCGACACGCAATTGACGCCGACTTCAATCAAGGAGATCGTCGGGATTGTGGATGATGTGCGAGAGGCTGGATTGGATCAGGAGATCTGGCCGGCAATCTACGATCCCTTCAATCAGGCTCCCGATACCTATATGACGATGGTCGTTCGCACGGCGGCTGATGAGAAGGCTCTGCTGCTCACGCTGGTCGCGACGGCACGTGAGATCAACCCGGGGATCGGAGTCTCGGAAGAGACGACGATGACGGCGAAGATCAACGAGTCGCCCGCGGCGTATCTGCACCGGTCCGCGGCGTGGCTGGTGGGCGGATTTGCAGGGCTGGCGTTGATCCTGAGTGTAGTCGGTCTTTATGGCGTGGTTGCGTATTCAGTCAGCCAAAGGACCAAGGAGATTGGTGTACGGATGGCGTTAGGGGCCGCACGGAGTTCTGTGTCGAGGCTCATCTTAAAGGAAGCCGCAAGACTGATTGTAACGGGGCTGCTTGCCGGACTGGTGTGCTCCGTGGGGACGGCGGTTCTCGGCAGAAAGCTGCTGTTTGGAACGCAGGCGTGGGATGCCGGGACCCTCCTTGGTGTGGCATTGGTACTCGGCGTTTCAGCGATGATGGCAAGCTGGCTACCGGCACACCGGGCAGCTTCCGTGAATCCGGTGGATGCGCTGCGGGCGGAGTGA
- a CDS encoding alpha-mannosidase: MSSFRLNPLFTTSAVIAFLSVMPGALAQTTPAPDITKQPTLYVVPYAHLDTQWRWEFPQVISEYLLKTMRVNFDYMDKYPHYVFNWSGSNRYRLMKEYFPADYARLKGYVAKGQWFPAGSSVEEGDVNLPSAESIFRQVLYGNTFYRSEFGKASAEYMLPDCFGFPASLPTILAASGVKGFSTQKLNAAWQPAPKIGGPNSPEKTPEGIPFNVGLWTGPDGETVLAALNPGSYNGGINSDLSKSPTQVPAPVASNGRRRRTEVDWPSRIDIDGKATGVFADYHYVGTGDIGGAANEESIKLLEAMVTGGEAVIPATPVSASGGAAGEIVTAGTPVRMGNGPVKVISATADQMFLDIKPEMQSRMPNYQGDLELINHSAGSLTSQAYHKGWNRKNELLADAAEKASVAAAWMGGRAYPQKQLNDAWTLVMGGQFHDTGAGTATPRSYEFAQNDDVIAANQFGDVLTSATQSIASSLDTQVTGTPVLVYNPLNLEREDVVEAMVAGDFSKGVAVFGSDGKQVPAQVQNGKILFLAKVPSVGYAVYDVRHGQKPASSQALNVTESGLENARYKVTINAAGDVSSIFDKSIQKELLASPMRLAINNDAPKQWPAWNMDFDQEQAAPRAYIGGSVKARIVENGPARVALEVTREGEGSKFVQTVRLSAGDAGNRVEFSESIDWRSLSANVKAVFPLTSANKLATYNWEVGTIQRPAAFDRQFEVASHHWIDQTDTSGSYGATILTGVKNGSDKRDDSTLRLTLLRSPGEASEMKGGYADQFNQDWGHHEIVFGLAGHAGDWRQAHTDWHAYRLSTPLIAFNTEKHAGPLGHSFSLLTVNNPAIRVLALKKSELSDEVIVRLVELDGKAADKVAVKFSGPLQAAREVNGQELPLGAASVVDGALETSFKPYQPRTFALKLGAPAAHGTSIASQPVALQYDLAVASNDDTKTSGGFDKQGDAIPAEMLPSELTLDGVRFALAPAATGKPNAVIAKGQSVELPKGKFNKVYILAASAGGDQTATFKVGKTPTSLTVEDWGGFIGQWDTRVWKPRPDSVMEGGGTNEPAEHPVPLRNDFATSANHPTWDVKKSGSPDWAPDFPKDYVGLRPGFIKPATLAWYASHHHNAEGLNVPYQYSYLFVYALDLAPDAKTITLPQNASLRIMGISVAETEPNVTPAQPLFDTLGRTTNDGKLEAFKQ; this comes from the coding sequence GTGTCCAGCTTCCGCCTGAATCCTTTGTTTACGACCAGCGCTGTCATCGCTTTCTTGTCTGTTATGCCGGGCGCTCTGGCGCAGACCACGCCTGCCCCCGACATCACCAAGCAGCCCACTCTCTACGTGGTGCCCTACGCCCACCTGGATACGCAGTGGCGGTGGGAGTTTCCGCAGGTGATCAGCGAATATCTGCTCAAGACCATGCGCGTCAACTTCGACTACATGGACAAGTATCCGCACTATGTCTTCAACTGGTCGGGCTCGAATCGCTATCGCCTGATGAAGGAGTATTTCCCGGCGGACTATGCCCGGTTGAAAGGCTACGTCGCCAAGGGACAGTGGTTCCCCGCCGGTTCTTCTGTCGAAGAAGGGGACGTGAACCTGCCCAGCGCGGAATCGATCTTCCGCCAGGTCCTGTATGGAAACACCTTCTACCGGAGCGAGTTCGGAAAGGCCAGCGCGGAGTACATGCTGCCGGACTGTTTCGGCTTTCCTGCGTCGCTACCCACGATCCTGGCCGCGTCTGGAGTCAAGGGTTTCTCCACGCAGAAGCTGAATGCAGCCTGGCAGCCGGCCCCGAAGATCGGCGGGCCAAACTCTCCTGAGAAGACGCCTGAAGGCATCCCGTTCAACGTGGGTCTGTGGACCGGACCTGATGGCGAAACTGTTTTGGCCGCGCTCAATCCCGGCAGCTACAACGGTGGGATCAACTCGGATCTCAGCAAGTCCCCGACACAGGTCCCAGCGCCCGTTGCGTCCAATGGGCGCAGACGGCGTACTGAGGTGGACTGGCCGAGCAGAATCGATATCGACGGCAAGGCTACTGGCGTGTTCGCCGACTATCACTACGTCGGTACGGGAGATATTGGCGGCGCGGCCAATGAAGAGTCGATCAAGCTTCTGGAGGCCATGGTCACCGGAGGGGAAGCTGTCATTCCTGCGACGCCCGTGTCTGCCTCTGGCGGAGCGGCGGGAGAGATCGTGACAGCCGGCACACCCGTACGCATGGGCAACGGTCCCGTCAAAGTCATCTCCGCGACCGCCGACCAGATGTTCCTGGACATCAAGCCGGAGATGCAGTCCAGGATGCCTAACTACCAGGGAGACTTGGAGCTCATCAACCACTCCGCGGGATCGTTGACCTCGCAGGCGTATCACAAGGGCTGGAACCGCAAGAATGAACTGCTTGCGGATGCTGCCGAGAAGGCCTCCGTCGCAGCCGCGTGGATGGGTGGACGGGCATACCCGCAGAAGCAGCTTAACGATGCATGGACGCTCGTCATGGGCGGGCAGTTCCATGACACCGGCGCGGGCACTGCAACGCCACGATCCTATGAGTTCGCCCAGAACGATGACGTCATCGCTGCCAACCAGTTTGGCGATGTGCTGACCAGTGCCACGCAGTCGATTGCCTCCTCGCTGGATACGCAGGTGACCGGAACGCCGGTGCTGGTGTACAACCCGCTCAATCTTGAGCGCGAAGATGTCGTGGAAGCAATGGTCGCGGGCGACTTCTCCAAGGGAGTGGCTGTCTTCGGGTCCGACGGCAAGCAGGTTCCGGCCCAGGTGCAAAACGGCAAGATCCTCTTCCTGGCGAAGGTCCCTTCAGTCGGCTATGCCGTCTACGATGTTCGCCATGGTCAGAAGCCAGCGAGTTCGCAGGCTTTGAACGTGACTGAATCCGGCCTTGAGAATGCTCGTTATAAGGTCACCATCAATGCAGCCGGCGACGTTAGCAGCATCTTCGATAAATCCATCCAGAAGGAGCTGCTTGCCAGCCCCATGCGCCTGGCGATCAACAACGATGCGCCAAAGCAATGGCCTGCATGGAACATGGACTTCGACCAGGAGCAGGCTGCTCCCCGCGCTTATATCGGCGGTTCCGTCAAGGCACGCATCGTCGAAAACGGTCCTGCACGGGTTGCGTTGGAGGTCACGCGTGAAGGAGAGGGATCGAAGTTCGTGCAGACCGTCCGTCTCTCCGCTGGCGACGCGGGCAATCGCGTCGAGTTCTCTGAATCCATTGACTGGCGCTCACTCTCCGCAAACGTCAAAGCTGTCTTCCCGCTCACTTCAGCCAACAAGCTCGCCACCTATAACTGGGAGGTCGGCACCATTCAACGTCCTGCCGCCTTCGACCGCCAGTTTGAGGTCGCGTCGCATCACTGGATCGATCAGACCGATACGTCCGGCAGCTATGGTGCAACCATCCTGACCGGCGTCAAGAATGGCTCCGACAAGCGGGATGACAGCACCCTCCGTCTCACCCTCCTGCGTTCGCCTGGCGAAGCGTCCGAGATGAAGGGCGGCTACGCGGATCAGTTCAACCAGGACTGGGGCCATCACGAGATCGTCTTCGGCCTTGCAGGTCATGCCGGGGACTGGCGTCAGGCTCACACGGATTGGCATGCTTATCGGCTTAGCACTCCTCTGATCGCCTTCAACACGGAGAAACACGCCGGCCCACTTGGACATAGCTTCTCGCTTCTCACCGTCAACAACCCTGCGATTCGCGTGCTCGCGCTCAAGAAATCAGAGTTGAGCGACGAGGTCATCGTACGTCTTGTGGAGCTTGACGGCAAAGCGGCTGACAAGGTGGCGGTGAAATTCTCCGGGCCACTTCAGGCAGCCCGTGAGGTCAATGGTCAGGAGCTTCCGCTTGGTGCGGCCAGCGTTGTGGATGGCGCACTTGAGACCTCCTTCAAGCCCTACCAGCCCCGCACCTTCGCACTCAAGCTCGGCGCTCCCGCCGCGCATGGGACCAGCATCGCCTCGCAACCCGTGGCGCTCCAGTATGACCTTGCAGTAGCGAGCAACGACGACACCAAGACATCCGGTGGGTTCGATAAGCAGGGCGACGCGATTCCAGCCGAGATGCTTCCGTCGGAACTCACGCTCGATGGAGTCCGCTTTGCCCTCGCTCCGGCCGCAACCGGCAAGCCCAACGCGGTTATAGCCAAGGGCCAGTCCGTCGAACTGCCGAAGGGCAAGTTCAACAAGGTCTATATTCTTGCAGCCTCCGCAGGGGGAGACCAGACTGCGACGTTCAAGGTTGGCAAGACTCCAACGAGCCTCACGGTCGAAGACTGGGGCGGCTTCATCGGCCAGTGGGATACGCGAGTCTGGAAGCCAAGACCTGACTCGGTCATGGAAGGTGGTGGCACTAACGAACCGGCCGAACATCCCGTTCCCCTTCGCAACGACTTCGCCACCTCCGCCAACCACCCGACATGGGATGTCAAAAAATCCGGTTCGCCGGACTGGGCACCCGACTTCCCGAAAGACTATGTCGGTCTCCGGCCCGGTTTCATCAAGCCTGCGACCCTGGCGTGGTATGCCTCGCATCATCACAACGCAGAGGGCTTGAACGTTCCGTATCAGTACAGCTACCTCTTCGTCTACGCCTTGGATCTTGCTCCCGATGCGAAGACCATCACGCTTCCGCAGAACGCCAGCCTGCGGATCATGGGGATCTCTGTCGCGGAGACAGAGCCCAATGTGACACCCGCTCAGCCGCTCTTTGACACCCTGGGTAGGACCACCAACGACGGCAAACTCGAAGCCTTCAAGCAGTAG